In the genome of Rhinolophus ferrumequinum isolate MPI-CBG mRhiFer1 chromosome 24, mRhiFer1_v1.p, whole genome shotgun sequence, one region contains:
- the INSYN2B gene encoding protein INSYN2B isoform X2, which translates to MAQPNMKVRPVLLKRNSLESVEFVKQPHHRRSKSQQVRFKEDGTSQTPPGLTEVDVHTSEDLPVMGKTHHLPTYSLSFPRSQKAGGFRNIGIQTSPSLRKHFPVFKKKRLTASKSLVEMPTASPSAIQVNGNLSEQDIVSSDLAYLRLAQHLEDGPRRVTVPHPFLPRMSKVQSNGPVSVCLEAGMWRAAEKATAAIQVPEDIYHSPTWAARASNFSRDRPAEISNSVYPLADMCSGDERRVPPTDAERSPSCLNATSGANHMTGTGKLKPELLWPKDNSDDKDFGLLSSRSKETCVPSSPRTRSSPSLGSHSQPAHPGGASDCSSLSNNHQNLLSPKPNNASKPAPACQGQSAKNPTKSDTPEFRNCPGNDQLPSSLPKRETQLQSNQETGGINQIHLAQGELCDLQGRLQSVEESLHSNQEKIKVLLNVIQDLEKARALTEGRNFYRTGQDLNNCSTCQNTACIIYRI; encoded by the exons ATGGCCCAGCCAAATATGAAAGTGCGACCTGTGCTTCTAAAGCGGAACAGTCTAGAGTCGGTGGAGTTTGTGAAGCAACCGCACCACCGCAGGAGCAAATCTCAACAGGTGCGATTCAAGGAAGACGGGACCAGTCAGACGCCGCCTGGCCTGACCGAGGTTGATGTCCACACGTCTGAAGACCTGCCTGTGATGGGCAAGACCCATCACCTGCCCACCTACTCACTCTCCTTCCCCAGGTCCCAGAAGGCAGGGGGTTTTCGGAACATCGGGATCCAAACCTCCCCCAGTCTCAGGAAGCATTTCCCAGTTTTCAAAAAGAAGAGACTCACAGCCAGCAAATCGCTGGTGGAAATGCCCACAGCATCCCCAAGTGCCATCCAGGTCAATGGCAACCTCTCGGAACAGGACATTGTGTCTTCTGACCTTGCCTACTTAAGGCTGGCTCAGCATCTTGAGGATGGGCCCCGAAGGGTCACGGTGCCCCACCCATTTCTCCCTAGAATGTCCAAGGTGCAAAGCAACGGGCCTGTTAGCGTATGCTTGGAAGCAGGGATGTGGAGAGCCGCAGAGAAAGCAACAGCTGCCATTCAGGTCCCAGAAGATATTTACCACAGTCCGACCTGGGCAGCTAGAGCATCCAATTTCAGCCGAGACAGGCCTGCAGAGATAAGCAACTCCGTCTACCCTTTGGCTGACATGTGTTCAGGTGATGAGAGAAGAGTGCCGCCAACAGATGCTGAAAGATCTCCCTCCTGCTTAAATGCCACCAGCGGTGCCAACCACATGACAGGCACAGGGAAACTTAAACCCGAATTGCTTTGGCCCAAAGACAACTCTGACGACAAAGACTTTGGCCTACTGTCATCTCGGTCAAAAGAAACGTGTGTTCCGTCTTCTCCACGGACTCGCAGCTCCCCGTCCCTAGGCTcccacagccagccagcccaTCCAGGAGGGGCTTCAGACTGTTCTTCACTGAGTAACAACCACCAGAATCTGCTGTCACCCAAACCTAACAATGCATCAAAACCTGCCCCTGCGTGCCAGGGGCAGTCAGCAAAGAACCCCACCAAGTCAGACACCCCGGAGTTCCGAAATTGCCCAGGAAACGATCAGCTCCCGTCCTCTCTTCCAAAGAGGGAGACCCAACTTCAGAGCAACCAGGAGACCGGTGGGATTAATCAGATTCACCTGGCACAGGGCGAGCTCTGCGACCTCCAAGGCAGGCTGCAGTCCGTGGAGGAATCTCTGCACTCGAACCAGGAGAAAATTAAAGTCCTTTTGAATGTTATTCAAGACTTGGAGAAAGCGCGGGCTCTCACAGAAGG GCGCAACTTTTATCGAACAGGCCAAGACCTCAACAACTGCAGCACCTGCCAGAACACGGCGTGCATCATATACAG